From Erinaceus europaeus chromosome 9, mEriEur2.1, whole genome shotgun sequence, one genomic window encodes:
- the SHCBP1L gene encoding testicular spindle-associated protein SHCBP1L isoform X1: protein MASESCASAPEDSVRTVSPCGRGDRPVAAAPGASPVRSVVASPRPLKGKGGREAAKRRLQLPGAPAEGPADAAEEPLVPVPEEGEAQPLPPVCASPMRGLWRDEKVALYCDQVLQGCKAEDADEAMSKYLSEKLKLKDKWLGVWKTNPELFFVKYEEASIPFVGILVEVTCKPRQSSSSCFKVTISVAEPFSSNIANIPRDLVEEILEEVEHSVPLLEVYPVEGQDSEIRDIALALEVVRFFYDFLWRDWDDEESCENYTALIEERINLWCDIQDGTIPGPIAQRFKKTLEKYKHKRVELIEYQSNIKEDPSAAEAVECWKKYYEIVMLCGLLKMWEDLRLRVHGPFFPRILRRRKGKRDFGKTITHIVAKVMTTDMVKDLSADTLLQQHDDLDLALDSCYSGDTVVIFPGEYQAVNLSLLTDDITIKGVGKREEIMITSEPSHDSFVVSKADNVKLMHLSLIQQGTVDGIVVVESGHMTLENCILKCEGTGVCVLTGAALTITDSEITGAQGAGVELYPGSIAILERNEIHHCNNLRTTDSSKSTLGGVNMKVLPAPKLKMTNNHIYNNNGYGVSILQPTEQFFIVAEEALNKGAASGDKKEDNLLSKVMQNLNLEMNNNKIEANLKGDIRIVTS, encoded by the exons ATGGCGTCGGAGTCCTGTGCCTCGGCGCCGGAGGACTCGGTGCGAACCGTCAGCCCGTGCGGACGAGGCGACAGGCCGGTGGCGGCGGCCCCAGGCGCGTCCCCAGTGCGCTCGGTGGTGGCCTCGCCGCGGCCTCTTAAGGGCAAGGGGGGTCGGGAGGCGGCCAAGCGGCGCCTGCAGCTGCCCGGAGCTCCGGCCGAGGGCCCGGCGGACGCGGCGGAGGAGCCGCTGGTCCCGGTGCCCGAGGAGGGCGAGGCGCAGCCCCTGCCGCCCGTCTGCGCGTCCCCCATGCGGGGGCTGTGGCGGGACGAGAAGGTGGCGCTCTACTGCGACCAGGTGCTGCAGGGCTGCAAG GCAGAAGATGCTGATGAGGCTATGAGTAAATACCtatcagaaaaattaaaattgaaagaCAAATGGCTTGGAGTTTGGAAGACTAATCCTGAGTTATTTTTTGTGAAATATGAAGAAGCTTCTATCCCTTTTGTTGGTATACTGGTTGAG GTAACATGTAAACCACGCCAAAGCTCATCATCTTGTTTTAAAGTTACTATTTCTGTTGCTGAGCCCTTTTCTTCCAATATTGCAAATATTCCAAGGGATTTGGTGGAGGAGATCTTAGAAGAAGTAGAACACAGTGTTCCACTCTTAGAAGTGTATCCAGTTGAAGGACAAGATTCGGAAATACGTGATATTGCTTTGGCCTTGGAAGTTGTAAG GTTTTTTTATGACTTTCTCTGGAGAGACTGGGACGATGAAGAAAGTTGTGAGAATTACACTGCATTGATTGAAGAGAGGATTAACCT GTGGTGCGATATACAAGATGGAACTATACCTGGTCCTATTGCCCAGCGTTTCAAAAAAACCCTGGAGAAATATAAACACAAGCGTGTGGAGCTCATTGAGTATCAGAGCAATATTAAAGAAGATCCATCTGCAGCAGAAGCTGTCGAATGCTGGAAAAAGTACTATGAAATCGTAATGCTTTGTGGATTACTGAAAATGTGGGAAGATTTACGTCTTCG AGTTCATGGACCTTTCTTTCCAAGAATTCTGAGGCgcaggaaagggaagagggactTTGGAAAGACAATAACACATATTGTAGCCAAAGTGATGACTACTGACATG GTAAAGGACTTATCTGCAGATACACTTCTCCAACAGCATGATGATTTGGACTTGGCTTTGGATAGCTGTTATAGTGGAGATACAGTTGTTATCTTTCCAGGAGAATACCAAGCTGTGAATCTTTCTTTATTGACTGATGACATCACTATAAAGG GAgttggaaagagagaggaaattaTGATTACTTCTGAGCCATCACATGACAGTTTTGTGGTGTCCAAAGCTGATAATGTGAAACTGATGCATCTTTCTTTGATACAACAAGGGACAGTTGATGGTATTGTGGTGGTGGAGTCTGGTCACATGACTCTAGAAAACTGTATTTTAAAGTGTGAAGGAACAGGAGTGTGTGTTCTTACGGGGGCTGCTTTGACAATTACAGACAGTGAGATAACTGGTGCCCAG GGTGCTGGTGTTGAATTGTATCCTGGGAGCATAGCCATTTTGGAACGGAATGAAATTCATCACTGTAATAATCTCAGAACAACTGACAGTTCAAAAAGCACTTTAGGTGGAGTTAATATGAAG GTTCTTCCCGCACCCAAACTGAAGATGACTAACAATCATATTTACAACAACAATGGTTATGGAGTAAGCATTCTGCAACCAACTGAGCAATTTTTCATAGTGGCAGAAGAGGCCCTCAACAAAGGGGCTGCTTcaggagacaaaaaagaagataATTTACTCTCCAAAGTAATGCAGAATCTGAACCtggaaatgaataataataaaatagaagcaaACTTAAAGGGAGATATCAGAATAGTTACAAGTTGA
- the SHCBP1L gene encoding testicular spindle-associated protein SHCBP1L isoform X2, whose translation MASESCASAPEDSVRTVSPCGRGDRPVAAAPGASPVRSVVASPRPLKGKGGREAAKRRLQLPGAPAEGPADAAEEPLVPVPEEGEAQPLPPVCASPMRGLWRDEKVALYCDQVLQGCKAEDADEAMSKYLSEKLKLKDKWLGVWKTNPELFFVKYEEASIPFVGILVEVTCKPRQSSSSCFKVTISVAEPFSSNIANIPRDLVEEILEEVEHSVPLLEVYPVEGQDSEIRDIALALEVVRFFYDFLWRDWDDEESCENYTALIEERINLWCDIQDGTIPGPIAQRFKKTLEKYKHKRVELIEYQSNIKEDPSAAEAVECWKKYYEIVMLCGLLKMWEDLRLRVHGPFFPRILRRRKGKRDFGKTITHIVAKVMTTDMVKDLSADTLLQQHDDLDLALDSCYSGDTVVIFPGEYQAVNLSLLTDDITIKGCWC comes from the exons ATGGCGTCGGAGTCCTGTGCCTCGGCGCCGGAGGACTCGGTGCGAACCGTCAGCCCGTGCGGACGAGGCGACAGGCCGGTGGCGGCGGCCCCAGGCGCGTCCCCAGTGCGCTCGGTGGTGGCCTCGCCGCGGCCTCTTAAGGGCAAGGGGGGTCGGGAGGCGGCCAAGCGGCGCCTGCAGCTGCCCGGAGCTCCGGCCGAGGGCCCGGCGGACGCGGCGGAGGAGCCGCTGGTCCCGGTGCCCGAGGAGGGCGAGGCGCAGCCCCTGCCGCCCGTCTGCGCGTCCCCCATGCGGGGGCTGTGGCGGGACGAGAAGGTGGCGCTCTACTGCGACCAGGTGCTGCAGGGCTGCAAG GCAGAAGATGCTGATGAGGCTATGAGTAAATACCtatcagaaaaattaaaattgaaagaCAAATGGCTTGGAGTTTGGAAGACTAATCCTGAGTTATTTTTTGTGAAATATGAAGAAGCTTCTATCCCTTTTGTTGGTATACTGGTTGAG GTAACATGTAAACCACGCCAAAGCTCATCATCTTGTTTTAAAGTTACTATTTCTGTTGCTGAGCCCTTTTCTTCCAATATTGCAAATATTCCAAGGGATTTGGTGGAGGAGATCTTAGAAGAAGTAGAACACAGTGTTCCACTCTTAGAAGTGTATCCAGTTGAAGGACAAGATTCGGAAATACGTGATATTGCTTTGGCCTTGGAAGTTGTAAG GTTTTTTTATGACTTTCTCTGGAGAGACTGGGACGATGAAGAAAGTTGTGAGAATTACACTGCATTGATTGAAGAGAGGATTAACCT GTGGTGCGATATACAAGATGGAACTATACCTGGTCCTATTGCCCAGCGTTTCAAAAAAACCCTGGAGAAATATAAACACAAGCGTGTGGAGCTCATTGAGTATCAGAGCAATATTAAAGAAGATCCATCTGCAGCAGAAGCTGTCGAATGCTGGAAAAAGTACTATGAAATCGTAATGCTTTGTGGATTACTGAAAATGTGGGAAGATTTACGTCTTCG AGTTCATGGACCTTTCTTTCCAAGAATTCTGAGGCgcaggaaagggaagagggactTTGGAAAGACAATAACACATATTGTAGCCAAAGTGATGACTACTGACATG GTAAAGGACTTATCTGCAGATACACTTCTCCAACAGCATGATGATTTGGACTTGGCTTTGGATAGCTGTTATAGTGGAGATACAGTTGTTATCTTTCCAGGAGAATACCAAGCTGTGAATCTTTCTTTATTGACTGATGACATCACTATAAAGG GGTGCTGGTGTTGA